The following are from one region of the Jatrophihabitans telluris genome:
- a CDS encoding ABC transporter permease yields MQRPAAPPALRRRTPWQVARDNIVWVGAFLALVFLLLPNFVVVLFSFNKPKGRFNYTWTRFSLDAWRHPCSAPGMCKALGLSLKIGIAATVVATILGTLVAFGLARYRFHGRAGANLLVFLPMATPEVVMGSSLLTLFVSIGWSLGAVTIFIAHVMFCLSYVVVTVKARIAGLDPRLEQAAADLYANEVQTFTRVTLPLVAPGIAAGALLAFSLSFDDYIVSNFNASSSSVTFPMYVYGAAQRGTPVQINVIGTIMFLVAILAVGVGQLVASRRNRHKWA; encoded by the coding sequence ATGCAACGGCCGGCGGCGCCCCCGGCGCTTCGTCGGCGAACCCCGTGGCAGGTGGCCCGCGACAACATCGTGTGGGTCGGCGCGTTCCTGGCGCTGGTCTTCCTGCTGCTGCCGAACTTCGTGGTGGTGCTGTTCTCCTTCAACAAGCCCAAGGGCCGGTTCAACTACACGTGGACCAGGTTCTCCCTGGACGCGTGGCGTCATCCGTGCAGCGCCCCAGGCATGTGCAAGGCCCTCGGCCTGTCCCTGAAGATCGGAATCGCGGCCACCGTGGTCGCGACGATCCTCGGAACGCTGGTCGCCTTCGGTCTGGCGCGCTACCGCTTCCATGGACGGGCGGGGGCGAACCTGCTGGTCTTCCTGCCGATGGCGACGCCGGAGGTGGTCATGGGATCCTCGCTGCTCACCCTGTTCGTCAGCATCGGGTGGTCGCTGGGTGCCGTGACGATCTTCATCGCGCACGTCATGTTCTGCCTGAGCTACGTGGTGGTGACCGTCAAGGCGCGGATCGCCGGCCTCGACCCCCGGCTTGAACAGGCGGCGGCGGACCTGTACGCCAACGAGGTCCAGACCTTCACCCGGGTCACGCTGCCGCTGGTCGCGCCGGGTATCGCCGCGGGGGCGTTGCTGGCCTTCTCGCTGTCCTTCGACGACTACATCGTGTCGAACTTCAACGCCTCCAGTTCGTCGGTCACCTTCCCGATGTACGTCTACGGTGCGGCGCAGCGCGGCACGCCGGTGCAGATCAACGTCATCGGCACCATCATGTTCCTGGTGGCCATCCTGGCCGTGGGCGTGGGTCAGCTCGTGGCCAGCCGCCGCAACCGGCACAAGTGGGCCTGA
- the speB gene encoding agmatinase, producing MARYGAQFGPDITFLGVDRCDWADVATYADADIVILGAPFDGGTSHRSGTRFGPQYIRQTCYLPHDGSRPSLAMRVDGLQDLRVYDAGDVELFSGDAARSVKDLQEAVYAVTRNGAIPLILGGDHTIAWPDAAGVAQHLGQGRVSMIHFDAHADTGNIEFGSLIGHGQPMRRLIESGALRGDRFLQVGLRGYWPPPETLGWMAEQNMRSYEMTEITARGLEACLTEAFAIATDDCDGVFLSVDIDVCDPGHAPGTGTPEPGGLTSRQLLDSVRRIAYELPVVGVDVVEVSPPYDHAEITSFLANRVVLEVLSGIARRRRDAVDGTVWDPRQPLLDGR from the coding sequence ATGGCTAGATATGGTGCTCAGTTCGGTCCCGACATCACCTTCCTCGGCGTCGACAGGTGCGACTGGGCCGACGTGGCTACCTACGCCGACGCCGACATCGTCATCCTGGGAGCACCCTTCGACGGGGGAACCTCCCATCGCTCGGGCACCCGCTTCGGTCCGCAGTACATCCGCCAGACCTGCTACCTGCCCCACGACGGCTCGCGTCCCTCGTTGGCCATGCGGGTGGACGGCCTGCAGGACCTGAGGGTCTATGACGCCGGTGATGTCGAACTGTTCTCCGGTGACGCCGCTCGATCCGTCAAGGACCTGCAGGAGGCGGTGTACGCCGTCACTCGCAACGGGGCGATCCCGCTCATCCTCGGCGGCGACCACACCATCGCGTGGCCGGACGCGGCCGGCGTCGCGCAACACCTCGGTCAGGGCCGGGTGTCGATGATCCACTTCGACGCCCACGCCGATACCGGCAACATCGAATTCGGCTCGCTGATCGGACACGGGCAGCCGATGCGCCGCCTGATCGAATCCGGCGCGCTGCGCGGCGACCGGTTCCTGCAGGTCGGTCTGCGGGGCTACTGGCCGCCGCCGGAGACCCTCGGATGGATGGCCGAGCAGAACATGCGGTCCTACGAGATGACCGAGATCACCGCTCGCGGGTTGGAGGCCTGCCTGACCGAGGCGTTCGCGATCGCGACCGACGACTGCGACGGGGTTTTCCTGTCCGTTGACATCGACGTCTGCGATCCCGGACACGCTCCTGGCACCGGCACGCCCGAACCGGGTGGCTTGACCTCGCGCCAGTTGTTGGACTCGGTGCGTCGCATCGCCTACGAGTTGCCCGTGGTGGGAGTGGACGTCGTCGAGGTCTCGCCGCCCTACGACCACGCCGAGATCACCTCGTTCCTGGCCAACCGCGTCGTTCTCGAGGTGCTCAGTGGGATCGCCCGCCGGCGCCGTGACGCCGTGGACGGGACGGTCTGGGACCCCCGTCAGCCCCTGCTCGACGGTCGCTGA
- a CDS encoding saccharopine dehydrogenase family protein — MKLLILGAGGVGSAAAKIAARRTFLSSVVVADYDLARAQKTVADVDDPRFHATAVDASDQSAVEALIGEQSIDAVLGATDPRFTMPIFRAALATKIHYLDMAMSLSRPHATDPYRQTGVKLGDEQFALATEWETSGKLALVGIGVEPGLADVFARYASDNLFSEIDELGVRDGANLTVDGYEFAPSFSIWTTIEECLNPPVVYEKERGWFTTEPFSEPEVFDFPDGIGEVECVNVEHEEVLLMPRWLEAKRVTFKYGLGNEFIEVLKTLHKLGLDRTEPLTVGGVQVSPRDVVAAALPNPAELGEKMHGKTCAGLWVQGTGKDGRPRSTYLYHVVDNAWSMAEYGCQAVVWQTAVNPIVALELIATGEWTGRGILGPEALPAEPFLELLAGDYASPWGIKELAV; from the coding sequence GTGAAGTTGCTCATCTTGGGCGCCGGTGGTGTCGGATCCGCAGCGGCGAAGATCGCCGCGCGCAGGACGTTCCTCAGCAGTGTGGTGGTCGCCGACTACGACCTCGCTCGGGCGCAGAAGACGGTTGCCGACGTGGACGATCCTCGATTCCACGCGACCGCGGTCGATGCCTCCGACCAGTCCGCCGTCGAGGCGCTCATCGGGGAGCAGTCCATCGACGCCGTGCTCGGGGCGACCGATCCGCGATTCACCATGCCGATCTTCCGCGCCGCGCTCGCCACGAAGATCCACTACCTGGACATGGCCATGTCGCTGTCTCGACCGCATGCCACGGACCCGTACCGCCAGACCGGCGTCAAGCTCGGCGACGAGCAGTTCGCGCTGGCCACCGAGTGGGAAACCTCGGGCAAGCTTGCTCTCGTCGGGATCGGTGTGGAGCCGGGACTGGCCGACGTCTTCGCTCGCTACGCCTCGGACAACCTGTTTTCCGAGATCGACGAGCTCGGAGTTCGCGACGGCGCGAACCTGACCGTGGACGGTTACGAGTTCGCCCCGTCCTTCTCGATCTGGACCACCATCGAGGAATGTCTCAACCCGCCCGTGGTGTACGAGAAGGAGCGCGGGTGGTTCACCACGGAGCCCTTCAGTGAGCCCGAGGTCTTCGATTTCCCGGACGGCATCGGCGAGGTCGAGTGCGTCAACGTCGAGCACGAGGAGGTGCTGCTGATGCCTCGCTGGCTCGAGGCCAAGCGGGTGACGTTCAAGTACGGCCTGGGCAACGAGTTCATCGAGGTGCTCAAGACCCTGCACAAGCTCGGCCTCGACCGCACCGAGCCGCTCACGGTGGGTGGGGTCCAGGTGAGCCCACGCGACGTCGTGGCCGCGGCGCTGCCCAATCCGGCCGAACTGGGCGAGAAGATGCACGGCAAGACCTGCGCGGGCCTGTGGGTGCAAGGCACCGGCAAGGATGGCCGCCCGCGCTCGACGTACCTGTATCACGTCGTCGACAACGCCTGGTCGATGGCCGAATACGGCTGCCAGGCCGTCGTGTGGCAGACGGCGGTCAACCCGATCGTCGCGCTCGAACTGATCGCCACCGGGGAGTGGACGGGCCGGGGCATCCTCGGCCCCGAGGCGCTACCGGCCGAGCCGTTCCTCGAACTGCTCGCCGGCGACTACGCCTCACCGTGGGGGATCAAGGAGCTGGCGGTCTGA
- a CDS encoding DUF2631 domain-containing protein — protein MAAEHGHELTDGSHAPHERPEQWGWHHDFTKGRQIMGWFSVVVLALFLTTTHYNLAGALAIVVCMLALIGGLLYDRARSRTQWRG, from the coding sequence GTGGCTGCTGAGCACGGGCACGAGCTGACGGACGGTTCGCACGCCCCGCACGAGCGTCCCGAGCAGTGGGGTTGGCACCACGACTTCACCAAGGGTCGCCAGATCATGGGCTGGTTCTCGGTGGTCGTGCTCGCCCTCTTCCTGACGACCACGCATTACAACCTCGCCGGCGCGCTGGCCATCGTTGTCTGCATGCTTGCCCTCATCGGCGGCCTGCTCTACGACCGGGCGCGCAGCCGCACCCAGTGGCGCGGCTAG
- the dxr gene encoding 1-deoxy-D-xylulose-5-phosphate reductoisomerase, whose protein sequence is MNRPADQVDTDGPAAGRPRRIVLLGSTGSIGTQTVEVIAAASDRFEIVGLAAGGSNPALLIEQAVATGALLLAVSDESARTEVEARIERDWPADRPRPTVSYGPGATSDLAGAETDVVLNGVAGAQGLRATLAALAAGHTVALANKESLIAGGPLVLAAAKPGQLVPVDSEHSALAQALRSGTHEEVASLILTASGGPFRGRSRAELADVTPTQALAHPTWAMGKLITTNSATLVNKGLELIEAALLFDVDYDRIAVVVHPTSIVHSMVEFTDGSTLAQASPPDMRLPISLALDWPRRVPNAAHPVDWTQAQDWHFEPVDHVAFPAIGLARTAGRAGGCAPAVFNAANEELVAAFHAGRCGFLDIVDGAADVLQLWLDSEHAAAGNPRDVADVEEAERWARARSLRTIAS, encoded by the coding sequence ATGAATCGCCCCGCCGATCAGGTCGACACCGACGGTCCCGCCGCCGGCCGCCCTCGCCGCATCGTCCTGCTCGGCTCGACCGGCTCCATCGGAACGCAGACGGTCGAGGTGATTGCTGCCGCCTCGGACCGGTTCGAGATCGTGGGACTGGCCGCCGGCGGATCCAACCCGGCGTTGTTGATCGAGCAGGCGGTGGCGACCGGCGCGCTACTGCTCGCGGTCAGCGACGAATCGGCGCGCACCGAGGTCGAGGCCCGGATCGAGCGTGACTGGCCCGCCGACCGGCCGCGGCCGACGGTGAGCTACGGCCCGGGTGCCACGAGCGACCTCGCCGGCGCCGAAACCGATGTGGTGCTCAACGGGGTGGCCGGCGCCCAGGGACTGCGGGCCACCCTCGCCGCGCTGGCCGCCGGACACACGGTCGCCCTCGCCAACAAGGAATCGCTGATCGCCGGCGGCCCGCTCGTGCTCGCGGCGGCCAAGCCGGGCCAGCTCGTGCCGGTGGACTCCGAGCACTCCGCGCTGGCACAGGCGCTGCGCTCGGGCACGCACGAGGAGGTCGCCTCCTTGATTCTCACCGCCAGCGGCGGGCCGTTCCGGGGCCGCAGCCGCGCCGAGCTCGCCGATGTGACCCCGACCCAAGCGCTGGCCCACCCGACCTGGGCCATGGGCAAGCTCATCACCACCAACTCGGCGACGTTGGTGAACAAGGGGCTGGAACTGATCGAGGCAGCCCTGTTGTTCGACGTGGACTACGACCGGATCGCCGTCGTCGTCCACCCGACGTCGATCGTGCATTCGATGGTGGAATTCACCGACGGTTCGACGCTCGCACAGGCCAGCCCCCCGGACATGCGGCTGCCCATATCGCTGGCTCTCGACTGGCCGCGACGGGTGCCGAACGCGGCCCACCCGGTGGACTGGACTCAGGCCCAGGACTGGCACTTCGAGCCCGTCGACCACGTCGCGTTCCCGGCGATCGGGCTGGCACGGACCGCCGGCCGAGCCGGTGGCTGCGCACCGGCCGTGTTCAACGCCGCCAACGAGGAACTGGTCGCCGCCTTCCACGCCGGCCGGTGCGGCTTCCTCGACATCGTCGACGGCGCGGCGGACGTCCTGCAGCTGTGGCTCGATTCAGAACACGCCGCCGCTGGGAACCCGCGCGATGTGGCCGATGTTGAAGAGGCGGAGAGGTGGGCCCGGGCGCGATCGCTGCGCACGATCGCCTCCTGA
- a CDS encoding M50 family metallopeptidase codes for MLYALGVIAFALGLLGSIALHEIGHMVPAKKFGVRVTQYMVGFGPTIWSKRKGETEYGVKAIPMGGYIRMIGMVPPGKDKQSRWPRRMAELVEEFRATSRAEVEPGQEHRQFYRLTPGKKMIIMLGGPTMNLLIFIFITVLLYGLIGVKGPTTTVASVSKCVVPVTSTATDCPAAGSAGYVAAPANGRLVAGDVIESINGTRISHWSQSVTIIEASAGKTLTVRVQRAGAPVTLTITPVQTTKYANDQGTKTKQAGFIGISTTQDYQRLGVAGISRVIWKQMSLGVDALKQFPSKISSLVGTVFEGKPRDAQGAVGVVGLGRIGGQIADSHQISTLDKISSLLSLLAGVNLLLFFFNLLPLLPLDGGHVAGALVESVRRGWARLRLRVGGHDAVTVGPDGKPVDEPTGQSPRPQIFVDVAQLVPVMYVVAGILIVFSVLVMYADIVKPITLN; via the coding sequence GTGCTCTACGCCCTTGGCGTGATCGCCTTCGCTCTCGGACTGCTGGGCTCGATCGCGCTGCACGAGATCGGCCACATGGTGCCCGCGAAGAAGTTCGGGGTCCGGGTGACCCAGTACATGGTGGGCTTCGGTCCGACGATCTGGTCCAAGCGCAAGGGTGAGACCGAGTACGGCGTCAAGGCCATTCCGATGGGCGGCTACATCCGCATGATCGGGATGGTGCCGCCCGGCAAGGACAAGCAGTCCCGTTGGCCGCGCCGGATGGCCGAACTCGTCGAGGAGTTTCGAGCCACCAGCCGGGCCGAGGTCGAACCGGGGCAGGAGCATCGGCAGTTCTACCGGCTCACCCCCGGCAAGAAGATGATCATCATGCTCGGCGGCCCCACGATGAACCTGCTCATCTTCATCTTCATCACCGTGCTGCTGTACGGGCTCATCGGCGTGAAGGGCCCGACCACCACGGTTGCGTCGGTCAGCAAGTGCGTGGTCCCGGTCACCTCGACCGCCACCGACTGTCCGGCCGCCGGTTCGGCCGGTTACGTCGCCGCACCGGCCAACGGTCGGCTGGTCGCCGGCGATGTCATCGAGTCCATAAACGGCACGCGGATCTCCCACTGGTCCCAGTCCGTGACCATCATCGAGGCGTCGGCCGGCAAGACTCTGACCGTGCGCGTGCAGCGCGCCGGCGCTCCGGTCACCCTGACCATCACTCCCGTGCAGACGACCAAGTACGCCAACGACCAGGGCACCAAGACCAAGCAGGCCGGCTTCATCGGGATCAGCACCACCCAGGACTACCAACGTCTCGGTGTCGCCGGGATCAGCAGGGTGATCTGGAAGCAGATGAGCTTGGGCGTGGACGCGCTCAAGCAGTTCCCGAGCAAGATCTCCTCCCTGGTCGGCACGGTGTTCGAGGGCAAGCCACGCGATGCGCAGGGTGCGGTCGGAGTCGTGGGCCTGGGTCGTATCGGCGGCCAGATCGCCGACTCCCACCAGATCAGCACGCTGGACAAGATCTCCTCGTTGCTCAGCCTGCTCGCCGGGGTGAACCTGCTGCTGTTCTTCTTCAACCTGCTGCCGCTGCTCCCGCTCGACGGCGGTCACGTGGCCGGCGCCCTCGTCGAGTCCGTGCGGCGCGGCTGGGCGCGGCTGAGGCTGCGCGTCGGCGGCCACGACGCGGTCACGGTGGGTCCCGACGGCAAGCCCGTCGATGAGCCCACGGGTCAAAGCCCGCGGCCGCAGATCTTCGTCGACGTGGCCCAGCTGGTCCCCGTCATGTACGTGGTCGCCGGCATCCTCATCGTGTTCTCGGTGCTGGTCATGTACGCCGACATCGTCAAACCCATCACCCTGAACTAG
- a CDS encoding FKBP-type peptidyl-prolyl cis-trans isomerase, producing the protein MTQAATPPSKPEVEFPATEPTGELQIRDLTVGDGAEAHAGQQAVVHYVGVAYSTGEEFDASWNRGAPFTFPLGEGRVIAGWDQGVQGMKIGGRRELIIPPQLGYGDRGAGGAIKGGETLIFVVDLLELR; encoded by the coding sequence GTGACGCAGGCTGCAACCCCACCCAGCAAGCCCGAGGTCGAGTTCCCGGCCACCGAACCAACCGGTGAGCTACAGATCCGTGACCTCACCGTCGGTGACGGGGCCGAGGCCCACGCCGGCCAGCAGGCCGTCGTGCACTATGTCGGCGTGGCGTACTCGACGGGTGAGGAGTTCGACGCCAGTTGGAACCGCGGCGCACCGTTCACCTTTCCGCTCGGGGAGGGCCGGGTCATCGCGGGCTGGGACCAGGGTGTTCAGGGCATGAAGATCGGCGGTCGGCGCGAGCTGATCATCCCGCCGCAGCTCGGTTACGGCGACCGCGGCGCCGGCGGCGCCATCAAGGGCGGCGAGACCCTCATCTTCGTCGTCGACCTGCTTGAACTTCGCTAG
- the ispG gene encoding flavodoxin-dependent (E)-4-hydroxy-3-methylbut-2-enyl-diphosphate synthase — MGTPIALGMPSAPPPVLSPRRKSRQIKVGSVAVGGDAPVSVQSMTTTLTADVNSTLQQIAELTASGCDIVRVACPSQDDADALPAIARKSQIPVIADIHFQPKYVFAAIDAGCAAVRVNPGNIKAFDDKVGEIARAAADAGVSIRIGVNAGSLDKRLLAKYGKATPEALVESALNEAALFEEHGFRDFKISVKHNDPVIMVRAYELLAEACDYPLHLGVTEAGPAFQGTIKSSVAFGALLAKGIGDTIRVSLSAPPVEEVKVGLQILESLNLRQRRLEIVSCPSCGRAQVDVYSLAEKVTAGLEGVEVPLRVAVMGCVVNGPGEAREADLGVASGNGKGQIFVKGEVIKTVPESQIVETLIEEALRMAEEMTAAGVASGEPSVITT; from the coding sequence ATGGGCACGCCGATTGCTTTGGGAATGCCGAGCGCGCCACCGCCGGTGCTCTCGCCCCGCCGCAAGTCCCGTCAGATCAAGGTCGGTTCGGTCGCCGTCGGCGGTGACGCTCCGGTGTCGGTGCAGTCCATGACCACCACCCTGACCGCTGACGTCAACTCCACGCTGCAACAGATCGCCGAGCTCACCGCGTCCGGGTGCGACATCGTCCGGGTCGCCTGCCCCAGCCAGGACGACGCCGACGCGCTGCCCGCCATCGCCCGCAAGTCGCAGATTCCGGTGATCGCCGACATCCACTTCCAGCCGAAGTATGTGTTCGCGGCCATCGACGCGGGCTGCGCGGCGGTCCGGGTCAATCCCGGCAACATCAAGGCGTTCGACGACAAGGTGGGCGAGATCGCTCGCGCGGCCGCCGACGCCGGGGTGTCGATCCGCATCGGGGTGAATGCCGGTTCCCTCGACAAGCGCCTGCTGGCCAAGTACGGCAAGGCCACCCCCGAGGCGCTGGTCGAATCGGCGCTCAACGAGGCCGCCCTGTTCGAGGAGCACGGGTTCCGCGACTTCAAGATCTCGGTCAAGCACAACGACCCGGTCATCATGGTGCGTGCCTACGAACTGCTCGCCGAGGCGTGCGACTACCCGCTGCACCTCGGCGTGACCGAGGCCGGCCCGGCGTTCCAGGGCACGATCAAGTCCTCCGTGGCGTTCGGGGCGCTGTTGGCGAAGGGAATCGGCGACACCATTCGGGTGTCCTTGTCCGCTCCGCCGGTGGAGGAGGTCAAGGTCGGCCTGCAGATCCTGGAGTCGCTCAATCTGCGCCAGCGCCGCCTGGAGATCGTTTCCTGCCCGTCCTGTGGACGCGCCCAGGTCGACGTGTACTCCCTCGCCGAGAAGGTGACCGCCGGGCTGGAAGGGGTCGAGGTTCCGCTACGGGTCGCCGTGATGGGCTGCGTCGTCAACGGTCCCGGCGAGGCGCGTGAGGCTGACCTCGGCGTCGCCAGCGGCAACGGCAAGGGCCAGATCTTCGTCAAGGGCGAGGTCATCAAGACGGTGCCGGAGTCCCAGATCGTCGAGACCCTGATCGAGGAGGCGCTCCGGATGGCCGAGGAGATGACGGCCGCGGGCGTGGCATCGGGCGAACCGAGCGTCATCACCACCTGA
- a CDS encoding GNAT family N-acetyltransferase translates to MTISIRRAEPADLQAIARLDSVAFGFSYTERHLSELADGGIDLARFWVAVDDSRAGRPDGGPDGTIVGVTGDFDLTVTVPGLRQVRTPGVTWVSVAPTHRRQGILRGLMIQQLTDYADRGESMAMLTASEGGIYGRFGYGAASVVRTTEIDRRTVRLVRSTDPGSVRLVPVQQARDLVPALFDRWHARTVGAVSRWPARWRDIFTDHPEDREGATEAFYLVHADGYIAYRVKEEWGEGHPSSHLWIHDYVYLTPQAHLALWQVVLGYDLVGTIHSHKVPFDDPLARLLDNPRQPRTTAVNDGVWVRPLDVAAMLSARRYAVEVDAVLEIQDSLFGDGRYHLTGGPDGAHCRRVDRGADVRMPVATLGAVYLGGSRLNTLHQAGLAETSDDALLSRLDRAFLADREPTHGTPF, encoded by the coding sequence GTGACCATCTCCATCCGCCGGGCCGAGCCGGCTGACCTGCAGGCCATCGCCCGGCTGGACAGCGTCGCCTTCGGCTTCAGCTACACCGAACGGCATCTGAGCGAACTCGCCGATGGCGGCATCGACCTGGCCAGGTTCTGGGTTGCCGTCGACGACAGCCGAGCCGGCCGGCCTGACGGGGGACCGGACGGCACGATCGTCGGCGTCACCGGCGACTTCGACCTGACGGTGACGGTGCCCGGGCTGCGCCAGGTGCGCACGCCGGGCGTCACCTGGGTGTCGGTCGCCCCCACTCACCGGCGCCAGGGCATCCTGCGCGGCCTGATGATCCAGCAGCTCACCGACTATGCCGACCGCGGCGAGTCGATGGCGATGCTCACAGCCAGCGAGGGCGGCATCTACGGCCGCTTCGGCTACGGGGCGGCGAGCGTGGTCCGCACGACCGAGATCGATCGCCGCACGGTCCGGCTCGTTCGCTCGACCGATCCCGGTTCGGTTCGTCTCGTCCCGGTCCAACAGGCTCGCGACCTGGTCCCGGCGTTGTTCGATCGCTGGCACGCTCGTACGGTCGGCGCGGTGAGCCGGTGGCCGGCGCGGTGGCGCGACATCTTCACCGACCATCCCGAGGACCGCGAGGGTGCCACGGAGGCGTTCTATCTCGTGCACGCCGATGGCTACATCGCCTACCGGGTCAAGGAGGAGTGGGGCGAGGGCCATCCGAGCTCCCACCTCTGGATCCATGACTACGTGTATCTGACGCCGCAAGCACACCTGGCCCTCTGGCAGGTAGTGCTCGGCTACGACCTCGTCGGGACGATCCACAGCCACAAGGTGCCCTTCGACGATCCCCTCGCGAGACTGCTGGACAACCCCCGCCAGCCGCGGACCACCGCGGTCAACGACGGCGTGTGGGTGCGTCCGCTCGACGTTGCAGCGATGCTGTCGGCGCGCCGTTACGCGGTGGAGGTGGACGCCGTCCTGGAGATCCAGGATTCCCTCTTCGGTGACGGTCGATACCACCTGACCGGCGGTCCGGACGGTGCCCACTGTCGGCGCGTGGACCGCGGCGCGGACGTCCGGATGCCCGTCGCAACGCTCGGCGCGGTCTATCTCGGGGGTAGCAGGCTCAACACCCTGCACCAGGCGGGCCTGGCGGAGACCTCCGACGATGCGCTGCTCAGCCGCCTCGATCGTGCCTTCCTCGCCGACCGCGAACCGACACACGGCACGCCGTTCTGA
- a CDS encoding DUF4081 domain-containing GNAT family N-acetyltransferase, with product MDDPDTGRLRAAVFHGGNLIPVGNDPAALQSLAEFLSHGARGCSSIVGDADAVAAMWPTLSRGWGTARAIRDSQPLLASSALAPVSSDPRVRTARTSDARSFLPAAVAMFTEELGVSPIGADHGVGYRQRVDDVIASGRAYVRLDAGGRVEFKAEIGALSTTTAQVQGVWVRPELRGHGLGTRAMAAVLRLALHRAPTVSLYVNDFNIPARRMYERLGMVQVGTLRTVLF from the coding sequence TTGGACGATCCCGACACGGGCCGGTTGCGCGCGGCTGTGTTCCACGGCGGAAACCTGATTCCCGTCGGCAACGATCCGGCCGCCCTGCAGTCCCTGGCCGAGTTCCTTTCCCACGGCGCCCGTGGGTGTTCCTCGATCGTGGGCGACGCGGACGCTGTGGCCGCGATGTGGCCCACGCTGTCGCGGGGGTGGGGGACCGCCCGGGCGATCCGCGACAGCCAGCCGCTGTTGGCGAGCTCGGCGCTCGCGCCGGTGTCGTCGGATCCGCGGGTGCGAACGGCTCGAACCTCGGACGCGCGCAGCTTCCTGCCCGCGGCGGTCGCGATGTTCACCGAAGAACTCGGGGTCTCGCCCATCGGAGCGGATCACGGTGTCGGCTACCGGCAGCGAGTGGACGATGTCATCGCTTCCGGAAGGGCCTATGTGCGTCTCGACGCCGGCGGCCGGGTCGAGTTCAAGGCGGAGATCGGCGCGCTGTCGACCACGACGGCGCAGGTCCAGGGGGTCTGGGTGCGGCCGGAGCTGCGCGGTCACGGGCTGGGCACTCGTGCGATGGCAGCGGTGCTGCGCCTCGCCCTGCACCGGGCGCCGACCGTCAGCCTCTACGTCAACGACTTCAACATTCCTGCCCGCCGGATGTACGAACGGCTCGGCATGGTTCAGGTCGGGACGCTGCGCACCGTCCTGTTCTGA
- a CDS encoding HAD family hydrolase has protein sequence MKLDAVIFDWGGTLTPWHTVDPMQCWLAVTGDEALAARLRAAEDAAWVSSRDHHRSAHIDDVLSVAGVELTHDQRRRYFSWWDAHSVTDPAAPEMLRALRQRGLRIGILSNTIWPRAEHERIFGRDGVSGLIDGAVYSSEIAWTKPHPEAFRAAMAAVGVSDPARSVFVGDRLFDDIYGAQQAGMKAVHIPHSEIPVWQTTGVEGTPDAVITGLYELPSVIDGWL, from the coding sequence GTGAAGCTCGATGCGGTCATCTTCGATTGGGGCGGCACCCTCACGCCGTGGCACACCGTGGACCCGATGCAGTGTTGGCTGGCGGTCACCGGAGACGAGGCGCTGGCCGCGCGGCTGCGGGCGGCCGAAGACGCGGCCTGGGTGTCCAGCCGTGACCACCACCGCAGTGCGCACATCGATGACGTGCTCTCGGTGGCCGGCGTCGAGCTGACGCACGACCAGCGCCGACGCTATTTCAGCTGGTGGGACGCGCATTCCGTCACCGATCCGGCCGCGCCCGAGATGTTGCGGGCGCTGCGCCAGCGCGGTCTGAGGATCGGCATTCTCTCCAACACGATCTGGCCCCGGGCCGAACACGAGCGCATCTTCGGTCGCGACGGGGTGTCCGGGCTGATCGACGGCGCTGTCTACAGCTCCGAGATCGCGTGGACAAAGCCCCATCCGGAGGCTTTCAGAGCGGCGATGGCGGCCGTCGGCGTCAGCGATCCAGCGCGGTCGGTCTTCGTCGGTGACCGGCTCTTCGACGACATCTACGGCGCCCAGCAAGCCGGCATGAAGGCGGTCCACATTCCGCACAGCGAGATTCCGGTGTGGCAGACCACGGGTGTCGAGGGCACTCCGGACGCCGTGATCACCGGGCTGTATGAGCTGCCGTCCGTCATCGACGGGTGGTTGTAG
- a CDS encoding ferritin-like domain-containing protein, with translation MSSPSRSGTSTAAAATEAETSALQTMLAADHAAIFGYAVIGVHLLEAAQIDQARSLQDAHRVSRDALAALLVTRKVVPVASASAYSPSVKVTDAASAARWALQLETGCADAARGLLSATATAAPGPGTNATRTRALDALEVAAERSYHWRRLVTPDHPTDAFPGL, from the coding sequence ATGAGCAGTCCTTCACGCAGCGGCACCAGTACCGCGGCCGCCGCGACCGAGGCTGAAACCTCGGCGCTGCAGACGATGCTCGCCGCCGACCACGCCGCGATATTCGGCTACGCCGTCATCGGCGTACATCTCCTCGAGGCTGCTCAGATCGACCAGGCACGCTCTTTGCAGGACGCACACCGGGTCAGCCGAGACGCTCTTGCGGCGCTCCTGGTCACCCGCAAGGTGGTTCCGGTCGCGTCGGCGTCGGCCTACTCGCCCTCGGTAAAGGTCACCGACGCGGCGTCGGCCGCGCGCTGGGCCCTGCAGCTGGAGACCGGCTGCGCCGATGCCGCGCGCGGCCTGCTGTCGGCCACCGCCACGGCAGCGCCCGGGCCGGGAACGAACGCCACCCGCACCCGCGCGCTGGACGCGCTCGAGGTGGCGGCCGAGCGCAGCTACCACTGGCGGCGCCTGGTGACTCCGGACCATCCGACGGATGCGTTTCCCGGCTTGTAA